A window from Amblyomma americanum isolate KBUSLIRL-KWMA chromosome 7, ASM5285725v1, whole genome shotgun sequence encodes these proteins:
- the shop gene encoding sulfite oxidase, with protein sequence MVVRLRCSPLARVLTKSAWQSALYRAPIRRALACRTASHGETNDDEYRRSGRAWAVLGGGISLWLLSGWGTSRVHAKQETKADEAVDGLPVYSAAEVAKHDRKETRIWISFRCGVYDVTDFVDEHPGGDKILLGAGGGIDPFWNIYAVHKTPEILALLETFRIGNLAAEDVGAALEGIEDPYLLDPKRHPSLKPASVKPFNAEPPLSTLADNYKTPNELFYVRNHMPVPDVDPEDYVLEIEDPDGKCHYLTLDEIKTKFPKVSVTSVIQCAGSRRSEQNKIKKVKGLDWGPCAIGNATWSGARLVDVLRHFGVDLSDERIQHIVMEGLDTDPTGMPYGSSFPAHKALDPKGDVLLAYEMNGQTLPRDHGFPVRAIAPGIVGARNVKWLARIQLSPTESNSHWQQKDYKGFCPSTDWDTVDFNSAPAIQELPITSVVCRPGEGDVVTPTDGKIHVKGYAWSGGGRKVVRVDVSADGGQNWTPAELQSEDTSLYRAWAWTLWKLDLPVPPNATELEIVCKAVDSSYNSQPEGVAGVWNLRGVLNNAWYRVHVKVKQPGK encoded by the exons ATGGTGGTCCGTCTCCGCTGTTCCCCTCTGGCGCGCGTCCTCACGAAGAGCGCATGGCAAAGTGCGTTGTACCGCGCGCCTATTCGACGGGCCCTGGCCTGCAGGACTGCTTCACACGGCGAGACGAACGACGACGAATATCGGCGAAGCGGACGCGCATGGGCTGTCCTTGGCGGCGGCATCTCCTTGTGGCTTCTCTCTGGTTGGGGGACGTCTCGGGTGCACGCCAAGCAGG AAACGAAAGCGGACGAAGCTGTTGACGGTCTGCCCGTGTACAGCGCCGCAGAGGTCGCGAAGCACGACAGGAAAGAAACCAGAATATGGATTTCGTTCAGGTGTGGTGTGTACGACGTTACCGACTTTGTAGACGAGCACCCGGGAGGAGACAAAATTTTGCTCGGCGCCGGCGGTGGTATAGACCCATTCTGGAATATTTACGCAGTCCACAAAACCCCCGAG ATCCTCGCTCTGTTGGAGACATTTCGCATTGGCAACTTGGCAGCAGAGGATGTGGGTGCTGCGTTAGAAGGCATAGAGGACCCCTACCTGCTGGATCCAAAGAGGCACCCTTCACTTAAGCCAGCATCTGTCAAGCCTTTCAATGCCGAGCCTCCCCTCAGCACCCTTGCCGACAACTACAAGACGCCCAA TGAGTTGTTCTACGTGCGGAACCACATGCCTGTGCCTGACGTGGATCCTGAAGACTATGTCTTGGAGATAGAGGACCCGGACGGGAAATGTCACTACCTCACCTTGGATGAGATCAAGACCAAGTTCCCCAAGGTTTCAGTCACTTCAGTTATCCAGTGTGCTGGCAGTCGTCGCTCCGAGCAGAACAAG ATCAAGAAAGTGAAAGGACTTGACTGGGGCCCCTGTGCCATAGGCAATGCCACCTGGTCCGGTGCAAGACTGGTTGATGTGCTGCGTCACTTTGGTGTCGACCTCTCTGACGAACGCATCCAGCACATAGTGATGGAGGGCTTGGACACAGACCCCACTGGGATGCCCTATGGCTCCTCCTTCCCAGCACACAAGGCACTTGACCCAAAG GGTGATGTGCTGCTTGCATATGAGATGAATGGCCAGACACTGCCTCGTGACCATGGCTTCCCTGTGCGTGCCATTGCGCCAGGAATTGTAGGTGCTCGCAATGTAAAGTGGTTAGCGCGCATCCAGCTCAGTCCCACGGAAAGCAACTCCCACTGGCAGCAGAAAGATTACAAGG GCTTCTGCCCATCAACTGACTGGGACACGGTGGACTTCAATAGTGCGCCCGCAATCCAGGAGCTCCCTATCACGTCAGTGGTGTGCAGGCCAGGCGAGGGTGATGTGGTGACTCCTACTGACGGCAAGATACACGTCAAGGGCTACGCATGGAGCGGAGGTGGCCGCAAGGTGGTGCGCGTGGATGTGAGTGCAGACGGGGGCCAGAACTGGACGCCTGCCGAGCTGCAGAGCGAGGACACCTCACTGTACAGGGCGTGGGCCTGGACCCTGTGGAAG TTGGACCTTCCCGTGCCCCCCAACGCAACTGAGCTGGAAATTGTGTGCAAAGCCGTAGACTCCTCGTACAACTCTCAACCTGAAGGCGTTGCCGGTGTCTGGAACCTCCGCGGTGTCCTCAACAATGCGTGGTATCGTGTCCACGTCAAAGTGAAGCAGCCAGGAAAGTAG
- the LOC144098384 gene encoding uncharacterized protein LOC144098384 produces the protein MNAGGSSAYSKKIFSALGCTATHAEMRNSVLQLVTAAPANPPSKTSDPAVDLVAHYIKPCKNGGLESCVIVVDLARRFDVLALAQQVGEPDLADSLSRLQLVHCSCPEALFCTLETLLLNVVPVALLVVYAAPMHRWHSPQGSLQMARLQELATAHGARLCTTMPTVRL, from the exons ATGAATGCCGGCGGCTCTAGTGCGTACTCCAAGAAGATATTCTCTGCACTTGGATGCACTGCCACTCACGCAGAAATG CGCAACAGTGTACTTCAGCTGGTAACCGCAGCACCAGCTAATCCACCTTCAAAAACATCGGACCCTGCGGTGGACCTTGTGGCCCATTACATCAAGCCATGCAAGAATGGCGGCCTTGAATCTTGTGTCATTGTGGTTGACCTTGCCAGACGGTTTGACGTTCTTGCCCTGGCACAGCAGGTTGGCGAGCCAGATCTAGCGGACAGTCTGTCGCGTCTACAGTTGGTGCACTGCTCTTGCCCagaagccctgttctgtacgctCGAGACTCTGCTGCTCAATGTTGTGCCCGTTGCACTGCTCGTTGTGTATGCAGCCCCCATGCACCGCTGGCACAGCCCTCAAGGAAGCTTGCAAATGGCACGCCTTCAAGAACTGGCCACAGCTCATGGAGCTAGGCTCTGCACTACAATGCCTACTGTGCGACTGTAG
- the LOC144098389 gene encoding uncharacterized protein LOC144098389, with translation MFRVVEGQQGVTHIYRSSTSELVCIVKEKWSERASKTSTLLAPCRFRNPRRCALGANNCKQQEVSKERFLSLLELRPTNGVCAPRAVVERLPADSGEWPGAQAAVANYGKYCASRGRLLSPCVPCLYPVVYRAARHHRYLGHRYSFNKRERWKRMRELRTGLGPRALDLLDRCKDLRVKVRRLTPSEVALWTKGHTRLGRTPLRELPSFQRPVRCVLPNVKTVAKMTMCNCVVRDLRTRGGARAVPPSSPPLF, from the coding sequence ATGTTTCGGGTTGTCGAGGGGCAGCAGGGAGTAACTCATATCTACCGATCGTCGACCAGTGAGCTGGTATGCATCGTCAAGGAGAAATGGTCGGAGAGAGCTTCCAAGACGTCAACGTTGCTCGCCCCGTGTCGCTTCCGCAACCCTCGGCGATGTGCTCTTGGCGCCAACAACTGCAAGCAGCAGGAGGTGAGCAAGGAGCGCTTCCTGTCGCTTCTCGAGCTACGGCCAACCAACGGTGTGTGCGCTCCGCGGGCCGTGGTGGAGCGGCTTCCCGCCGACAGTGGCGAGTGGCCCGGAGCGCAGGCCGCCGTGGCGAACTACGGCAAGTACTGTGCCTCGCGAGGTCGTCTGCTCTCGCCCTGTGTGCCGTGTCTGTACCCCGTCGTGTACCGTGCCGCTAGACACCATAGGTACCTAGGTCACAGATACAGTTTCAATAAGCGCGAGCGATGGAAGCGTATGCGTGAACTCCGCACCGGACTTGGCCCGCGTGCTCTGGACTTGTTGGACAGGTGCAAGGACCTGCGCGTCAAGGTGCGCCGGCTGACGCCCTCTGAGGTAGCCTTGTGGACTAAAGGCCACACGCGTTTGGGCAGGACTCCCCTTCGGGAGCTACCCAGCTTTCAGCGGCCTGTGCGCTGCGTTCTTCCCAACGTGAAAACGGTCGCCAAGATGACCATGTGTAACTGTGTCGTCCGCGATCTCCGCACTCGGGGCGGTGCTCGCGCGGTACCACCTTCCTCGCCGCCGTTGTTCTGA
- the LOC144098383 gene encoding transmembrane protein 135-like isoform X3: MHASSESANEVIPVAQLVSRKTSGKAFLETVLSSIRSASFLSYNVMLFMFFICALRWGFGRLYLQNSTFVAGLASGFLAIFVEHPSRRRVLSVYMLNQCSEIMFNILRSRQIVREVPHGEVLMFAISLAGFLYCIRSNNRLKDPVCKALRRLMGAEEFLAPATSAVDTGQLCWHSRSCWQHAVEGMPSPFLIGYSLQALLSLASSRVRRKPWQILTQWAPLAQGTFLASAVGLFRGCRCLLRHYYGYESPWQVFASGLVAGLSMAVSPNTTLALYLAWKLIEVLYCQAARKGYAPTLAWGPEILFAFGCGVMMFCAVVEPHNMRPSYAKFLNDMTGDRLRRVNRHPLEVFGFHCSSVYPDYFPQLDQRYVSRHFVERVLVWS, translated from the exons GTGGCACAGCTTGTTAGCCGCAAAACCTCTGGGAAGGCATTTCTGGAAACTGTGCTGAGCAGCATCCGGTCAGCGTCCTTCCTCAGCTACAATGTGATGCTGTTCATGTTCTTCATCTGCGCCCTGAG GTGGGGCTTTGGTCGCCTCTATCTGCAGAACTCTACCTTTGTGGCTGGCCTTGCCTCGGGCTTTCTCGCCATTTTCGTCGAGCACCCCAGCAG GCGTCGGGTGCTGTCCGTGTACATGCTCAATCAG TGCTCGGAGATCATGTTCAACATCCTGCGTAGCCGACAGATTGTACGCGAAGTTCCTCATGGAGAG GTGCTCATGTTTGCCATCAGCTTGGCGGGCTTCCTGTATTGCATTCG GAGCAATAACAGGCTGAAGGATCCTGTGTGCAAAGCATTAAG GCGCCTCATGGGTGCTGAGGAGTTCTTGGCCCCTGCAACATCAGCGGTGGACACAGGACAGCTGTGCTGGCATTCACGAAGCTGCTGGCAGCATGCTGTCGAG GGCATGCCTTCGCCATTCCTGATTGGCTACAGCCTGCAAGCCTTGCTGTCACTAGCATCCTCTCGTGTTCGCCGCAAACCTTGGCAGATACTCACCCAGTGGGCACCTCTGGCGCAGGGCACATTTCTTGCCAGTGCAGTGGGACTATTCCGG GGCTGTCGCTGCCTCCTGCGCCACTACTACGGCTACGAGAGCCCCTGGCAGGTGTTTGCCAGTGGTCTGGTTGCTGGGCTTAGCATGGCTGTCAGCCCCAACACAACCCTCGCCCTTTACCTCGCATGGAAGCTAATTGAG GTACTTTACTGCCAGGCAGCAAGAAAGGGCTATGCGCCAACATTAGCATGGGGTCCTGAAATTCTGTTTGCTTTTGGATGCGGAGTTATGATGTTCTGT GCTGTGGTGGAACCACATAATATGCGCCCATCATATGCGAAATTCCTCAATGACATGACGGGTGATCG GTTGCGTCGGGTGAATCGCCATCCGCTGGAAGTGTTTGGCTTCCACTGCTCTTCCGTGTATCCGGACTACTTTCCGCAGCTTGACCAGCGCTACGTGTCCCGGCATTTTGTGGAGCGTGTGCTTGTTTGGAGCTGA